Proteins encoded by one window of Thermoplasmata archaeon:
- a CDS encoding PHP domain-containing protein encodes MINLHNHSLWSDGSYSIAEIVDYAIRNKLKYLGISDHYLTSKVNSINNGSLKKYIDEINRLREIYRTEINLYAGVEIDFTPRTNFKNLDFEMLRQLDYVLFEHVQNENEGGLPLWQLPELVDKIGVFSGLAHNNLIKNFSSAEMQTILSMFESKNIFIELNTNTNYMKYGKYYFELSVEWFENIRNYRIPISIGCDMHENIQDLLNFNIALDFINSNKLEKNIKMLIDALDRIRKHG; translated from the coding sequence ATGATAAACTTGCACAATCATTCATTATGGTCTGACGGTTCTTATAGCATTGCTGAAATTGTAGATTATGCGATCAGAAATAAACTAAAATATCTCGGAATATCAGATCATTATCTTACCTCTAAAGTAAACTCAATTAATAACGGTTCTTTAAAAAAATATATTGATGAAATCAACAGATTAAGAGAGATTTACAGGACAGAGATAAACTTGTATGCAGGAGTTGAGATTGACTTTACGCCAAGAACTAATTTTAAAAATTTGGATTTTGAGATGTTGAGGCAATTAGATTATGTTCTGTTTGAACATGTTCAGAACGAAAATGAAGGTGGATTACCGTTATGGCAATTGCCTGAACTGGTTGATAAAATCGGTGTTTTTTCAGGACTGGCTCACAATAATCTCATCAAAAATTTTTCAAGTGCAGAGATGCAAACTATATTATCCATGTTTGAATCTAAGAATATATTTATAGAGCTAAATACTAACACGAATTATATGAAATATGGAAAATACTATTTTGAGCTATCTGTAGAATGGTTTGAAAATATCAGAAATTACAGGATCCCTATATCTATAGGCTGTGATATGCATGAAAATATTCAAGACCTGCTAAATTTTAATATAGCTCTCGACTTTATTAACTCAAACAAGCTTGAGAAAAATATAAAAATGTTAATAGATGCTCTTGACAGGATAAGAAAGCATGGTTGA
- the hxlA gene encoding 3-hexulose-6-phosphate synthase: MALLQVALDLTILDRATQIAKEAVAGGADWIEVGTPLIKSEGMNAVRTIKKMFPKNMVVADMKTMDVGSAEAEIAAKSGADIVVILGVADDSTIAEGVKAAQKYGSKIMVDLMNVENLEEKIKSVEKLGAEYLCIHVGVDQQMIGMSPVEKLKKIYAITRLPIAVAGGLNSETAPEMIKNGASIIIVGGGIIKAPNVEAETRKIKKSIETLTPIETDLYKKYSTGQIKEALMKVSTSNISDAMHRKGAIGQFISLCPGSKIVGAILTVKTMDGDWAKPVEAIDRAKEGEILFIDVDNGPTAVWGELATWSAYTRKLAGVIVYGAVRDVDAIREVHYPIFAKKLVPNAGEPKGFGEIGIELNIEGKKIKTGDWAMADESGIVIIPKEELIEITNRAVDVFERENRIREEIQRGSTLSAVQKLEEWEKVG, encoded by the coding sequence ATGGCATTATTACAAGTTGCTTTGGACCTGACAATATTGGATCGGGCTACGCAGATCGCGAAAGAAGCAGTAGCTGGCGGTGCAGACTGGATTGAAGTGGGCACGCCGCTCATCAAAAGTGAAGGCATGAACGCGGTAAGAACCATTAAAAAAATGTTTCCTAAGAACATGGTTGTAGCGGACATGAAAACTATGGATGTTGGCAGTGCAGAAGCTGAAATAGCAGCAAAGAGCGGAGCTGACATTGTGGTAATTTTGGGAGTGGCAGATGATTCTACTATTGCAGAAGGTGTAAAAGCAGCTCAAAAATACGGCTCGAAAATAATGGTAGACTTGATGAATGTTGAGAATCTGGAAGAGAAGATTAAAAGTGTAGAAAAGCTGGGTGCTGAATATCTGTGCATTCATGTGGGTGTGGATCAGCAGATGATAGGCATGAGCCCTGTCGAAAAGCTAAAGAAAATATATGCGATCACAAGACTTCCGATTGCTGTTGCAGGTGGGTTGAACTCGGAAACTGCACCGGAAATGATAAAAAACGGAGCATCGATTATCATAGTTGGCGGTGGCATAATTAAGGCACCGAATGTTGAGGCAGAAACCAGAAAAATAAAGAAGAGTATAGAGACATTAACACCTATCGAAACAGATTTATACAAAAAATACAGTACGGGTCAGATCAAAGAGGCGCTTATGAAAGTCTCTACATCCAATATCAGCGATGCAATGCATAGAAAAGGAGCAATTGGACAGTTTATATCTCTGTGCCCAGGCTCTAAGATCGTTGGTGCTATATTAACTGTAAAGACAATGGATGGAGATTGGGCCAAGCCTGTGGAGGCGATAGACCGTGCGAAGGAAGGTGAGATACTGTTTATAGATGTAGATAATGGGCCCACAGCGGTGTGGGGAGAACTGGCAACATGGAGCGCGTATACGCGAAAGCTGGCTGGAGTGATAGTGTACGGTGCAGTGAGAGATGTAGATGCAATAAGAGAGGTGCATTATCCAATATTTGCAAAAAAGCTGGTACCCAATGCAGGAGAGCCCAAAGGATTTGGAGAGATTGGCATAGAGCTGAATATTGAGGGAAAGAAGATCAAAACTGGAGACTGGGCCATGGCAGATGAGTCTGGAATAGTGATAATACCGAAAGAAGAGCTGATTGAGATTACAAACAGGGCTGTCGATGTGTTTGAGAGAGAGAACAGGATCAGAGAAGAGATACAGAGAGGCTCTACATTGTCGGCGGTACAAAAGCTGGAAGAATGGGAAAAAGTAGGCTAG
- a CDS encoding ketopantoate reductase family protein: MKIAVFGAGAIGCLVGSYLSKNNDVTLIGRKKLVENFNLNGIVIQGLTNKVTKNLTVLEELTGEFDLIILTVKSYDTENAMHSISDKIKNAYLLSLQNGLDNISIIRRFRSNRLLAATTTYGVYSLDYGKIVHTGLGLTKIGTISKDAELFIRELIVQFNECGLETQYSSDITTDIWIKGAINACINPVTGILYVKNGELIADENLHSILRELSKECSAVLELKGININLLKLTEEVIKNTANNYSSMAQDLKRGSLTEIDHINKVFIDEGKQHNITLPYNSTLYYMVKYLEKIKKS, encoded by the coding sequence ATGAAGATCGCAGTTTTTGGAGCTGGCGCGATAGGCTGTTTGGTAGGCAGTTATCTTTCAAAAAATAACGACGTGACGCTTATCGGGCGTAAGAAATTGGTAGAAAACTTTAATTTGAACGGCATTGTTATTCAGGGATTGACCAATAAAGTTACCAAAAACTTGACGGTTTTAGAAGAGTTAACTGGAGAATTTGATCTGATCATACTTACAGTAAAATCTTACGACACTGAAAACGCGATGCACTCTATATCCGACAAAATAAAAAATGCATATTTGTTAAGTTTGCAGAATGGATTAGACAACATTTCGATAATCAGGAGATTCAGGTCTAATCGGTTATTGGCTGCGACCACAACTTATGGTGTATACTCTTTAGATTATGGCAAAATTGTGCATACAGGACTAGGGTTAACGAAGATAGGCACCATATCAAAAGATGCAGAGTTATTTATAAGAGAACTGATAGTACAGTTTAATGAATGTGGTTTAGAAACCCAGTATTCATCTGATATAACTACTGATATATGGATCAAAGGAGCGATCAATGCTTGTATAAATCCTGTTACGGGCATATTGTATGTAAAAAATGGAGAGTTAATTGCAGATGAGAATCTACACAGTATATTGAGAGAGCTCTCGAAAGAATGCAGTGCGGTTTTAGAATTAAAAGGAATTAACATAAATTTATTGAAGTTGACAGAAGAGGTTATAAAAAACACTGCCAATAACTATTCGAGCATGGCCCAAGACTTAAAAAGAGGATCTTTGACAGAGATAGACCATATTAACAAGGTGTTTATAGATGAGGGAAAACAGCATAATATAACTTTGCCATATAACAGTACTTTATATTATATGGTCAAGTATCTTGAAAAAATAAAAAAAAGTTAA
- a CDS encoding NifB/NifX family molybdenum-iron cluster-binding protein: MKIAMPLKNSNKLDSELSEHFGHASYFGFVEIEDGKIVNYEIIPNTFESHGPGDLPNLIKQKNAEILIAYGMGQRALDFFESYNIKVITGVEGSMKEIVDEYIKGNLEVDESWKDKEEFAHHDHEDHE; this comes from the coding sequence ATGAAAATTGCAATGCCATTAAAAAATAGTAACAAACTTGATAGTGAGCTTTCAGAGCATTTTGGACACGCATCTTATTTTGGATTTGTAGAGATAGAGGATGGAAAGATAGTAAACTATGAAATTATACCGAATACATTTGAGTCTCACGGCCCTGGGGATCTTCCAAATCTGATAAAGCAGAAAAACGCAGAGATACTTATAGCCTATGGAATGGGACAGAGAGCCCTGGACTTTTTTGAGAGCTATAATATTAAAGTGATTACCGGCGTTGAAGGATCGATGAAAGAGATCGTGGATGAATATATAAAAGGAAACCTTGAAGTGGATGAGAGCTGGAAAGATAAAGAAGAGTTTGCGCATCATGATCATGAAGATCATGAGTGA
- a CDS encoding 30S ribosomal protein S3ae encodes MSTKRADRTAAKKVRDKWKAKIWYTIVAPETFASREIGETPSETPEQLLGRVAETTLYDITGNVKKSYIKLFFKIDKIEGTKAITSFIGHDTLPDYTRRLVRRRKSRIDIIFPISTNDGFSMRIKLTLVSDKRINSSLKTAIRNRIKEILKEYSSKNTYSEFVKYMISDAIVSDIENGIKTIYPIRKIEIRKSDLLKTPEQPTIAPETATEPNN; translated from the coding sequence ATGAGCACAAAAAGAGCAGATAGAACAGCCGCAAAAAAAGTTCGAGATAAATGGAAAGCAAAGATATGGTACACTATAGTTGCGCCAGAAACGTTTGCATCGAGAGAGATTGGAGAGACTCCTTCTGAGACACCAGAACAGTTGCTTGGAAGAGTTGCAGAAACAACGTTATACGATATAACTGGTAACGTAAAAAAATCATATATAAAATTGTTTTTTAAGATTGATAAGATTGAAGGAACCAAGGCTATTACGAGTTTCATAGGTCATGACACGCTTCCAGATTATACCAGAAGATTGGTAAGAAGGCGAAAAAGCAGAATTGACATAATATTTCCAATATCTACGAATGACGGTTTTTCTATGCGAATAAAATTAACATTAGTATCAGATAAAAGGATAAACTCATCATTGAAGACGGCAATAAGAAACAGGATCAAGGAAATATTGAAAGAATACTCATCTAAAAACACATATTCAGAATTTGTAAAATATATGATTTCTGATGCTATTGTTTCAGATATCGAGAATGGAATAAAAACAATCTATCCGATCAGAAAGATAGAGATTCGAAAATCAGATTTATTAAAAACACCTGAGCAACCAACAATAGCACCTGAAACCGCAACAGAACCAAATAATTAG